From the Bacillus tuaregi genome, one window contains:
- the sppA gene encoding signal peptide peptidase SppA, translating into MNGKRWAALGIAAALLIFSVVINTFTTIFSKDFQATMDEFMNPTANLVSEEVLEEGNLMKKIAVLDVNGTIQDTGEASLFAPVGYNHQTFLKNLDQAKEDDTVKGIIIRVNTPGGGVVESAQIHDKIVEIQKESKKPVYISMGSMAASGGYYISAPANKIYASPETLTGSLGVIMQGINYAGLAEKYGVKFETIKSGEFKDIMSPSREMTEEERAILQEMINSSYNGFVKVISEGRDIPEEQVRQIADGRIYDGRQAKDLNLIDGFGYFEDVVDVMKKDHKLKDAQVIRYTEELGFASLFSMSARKLMGQDDIELAGLMNLLSQRNSPRLMYLYAE; encoded by the coding sequence GTGAATGGAAAACGTTGGGCAGCTTTGGGGATTGCAGCTGCACTATTAATATTTTCGGTTGTCATCAATACATTTACAACGATTTTTAGTAAAGATTTTCAAGCGACAATGGATGAATTTATGAATCCGACAGCAAATCTGGTATCAGAAGAAGTACTTGAGGAAGGCAATCTGATGAAGAAAATTGCGGTGCTGGATGTGAATGGAACCATTCAGGATACAGGGGAGGCATCCTTGTTTGCTCCAGTTGGCTACAATCACCAAACGTTTCTGAAAAACTTAGACCAAGCGAAAGAGGATGATACAGTAAAAGGCATCATCATTCGTGTCAATACACCAGGTGGCGGCGTAGTTGAAAGCGCACAGATTCATGATAAGATTGTAGAAATTCAGAAAGAATCGAAGAAGCCGGTTTATATTTCAATGGGATCTATGGCTGCTTCCGGTGGGTATTACATATCAGCTCCAGCAAATAAAATATATGCCAGTCCGGAAACATTAACAGGCTCTCTTGGGGTAATCATGCAAGGAATCAATTATGCAGGGCTCGCTGAAAAATATGGTGTCAAATTTGAGACAATCAAAAGCGGTGAATTTAAAGACATAATGAGTCCGTCAAGAGAAATGACAGAGGAAGAAAGAGCAATCTTACAGGAAATGATTAATAGCTCCTATAATGGATTTGTAAAAGTCATTTCTGAAGGCAGGGATATTCCAGAAGAACAGGTAAGGCAAATTGCCGACGGTAGAATCTACGATGGTCGTCAAGCAAAAGATTTAAATTTAATTGATGGCTTTGGTTATTTCGAGGATGTCGTCGATGTCATGAAAAAAGATCATAAATTAAAGGATGCACAAGTCATTCGATATACAGAAGAATTAGGATTTGCGTCACTTTTCTCCATGAGTGCCCGTAAGCTAATGGGGCAGGACGATATTGAACTTGCCGGTTTAATGAATTTATTATCACAGCGTAATTCACCACGATTAATGTACTTGTATGCAGAATAG